In one window of Primulina tabacum isolate GXHZ01 chromosome 8, ASM2559414v2, whole genome shotgun sequence DNA:
- the LOC142552644 gene encoding uncharacterized protein LOC142552644 isoform X3 codes for MGKDEVWEKSDDIEIIAIGNMYTGSWDKKYWSSSRGKDRYPYPVGYKSIRNLNGITFKMEILQGPKGPSFTISSTDGKSCSGETPVIAWESFQRGCYRTKLGHGKRFSCKIDGAEFFGFKNAFVQRLLRELVANVSGTAEQGLLISSISSRDCEAVYQLNDKGSVENHDLVPYLVKSHFTRKRSRTDKVVNDKRVNQTHVEQNQCKKYRQEANASNSRQTDKLTRSGSKCATTNEISGFCASTEILGEQKLAKMIENETCPSTAEKVARLDSVVMPEYLTVENSLSLCERELICSRNNLECGTDKVLKNHHPKDGPRIADIQEFNDSTPEETDGGTNVHHSMTIIKDVDICAPDTLDHVGDNSSVSSSINHEQFPWNVKEEMINNVVKSEVLITDSVPEEEIRTSTWYSSSEKCDTDSVGEDIAKSMMTVLLPRALPLLKTFTRKKKKSVKPLEIAPLRLQDKNGVSNACTDDAAIAREPTRHSNTERQKEKAHVPRICNDLVVSTFGNTETMVPDTFDNVDCQDVLPDLTKASQLLNVLDTQSQLQANREANVPICHDGINEPTRTSDVMLVATTDAILAPRLEITASPRSDSAVCHTTDKLHAIQAATMKQTPESESTICKSLSDVDPPKIPTTGCYCSEVETNQMEDLNIQLDVNEKLPGLLEFFACYIQPMPISMVQLIVKGNDIYVCVKCGSLERKESTLFVYKAVKKGKKLGCPFFIGHVPIAFQLSRNPLGGDVGLESSLLQFIPDTQALVLLNSIRTPYCRDGKLNCLCAACTSDCVEENAVKIVQLNSGYVSLLARLETTHDVCCLLVCEPSFLLAAEEGGKLKLWLMNSTWSAQRENWYLPTFNCMFPCLVELKRIPNSAVLVVGHNGFGEFGIWDIVKRNMVSKFSSPGTSIIKCVPAGIFKWQRKSESTTEEIIDKIMYATKQSFSETIRIENHVSSTEDKDVAVWLLISIVNRDSQHCQSSAGHANLLGEWRLALLINNTVIIGSAISQGAAAVTSSGHGIIGSRDGLVYEWELSTGTKLGTLHSFKGAPVSCIATDETNSGALAIASGCQLLVYLQS; via the exons GGTAAAGACCGCTATCCTTATCCTGTTGGATACAAGTCGATTCGAAATCTGAATGGGATTACCTTCAAAATGGAAATTCTTCAAGGCCCTAAAGGCCCGTCATTTACG ATAAGTTCAACTGATGGAAAGTCATGTTCCGGAGAAACTCCTGTTATTGCTTGGGAGAGCTTTCAGAGAGGCTGTTACCGTACAAAGTTGGGGCACGGGAAGAGATTTTCCTGTAAGATAGATGGAGCAGAG TTTTTTGGATTCAAAAATGCATTTGTCCAGAGGCTACTGCGGGAGTTGGTGGCAAATGTCAGTGGAACTGCTGAACAGGGTTTGTTAATTTCAAGCATTTCTAGCAGAGATTGTGAGGCAGTTTATCAGTTAAATGACAAAGGATCAGTTGAAAATCATGATTTGGTCCCATATTTAGTTAAATCACATTTTACAAGGAAGAGAAGCAGGACTGACAAAGTTGTTAATGATAAAAGAGTCAACCAGACTCATGTCGAGCAAAATCAATGCAAGAAGTATAGACAAGAAGCCAATGCTTCAAATTCGCGGCAAACAGACAAATTAACTCGCAGTGGTAGCAAATGCGCAACTACGAATGAAATTTCTGGGTTTTGTGCTAGTACAGAAATATTAGGGGAACAAAAGTTAGCTAAGATGATAGAGAATGAAACATGTCCGTCTACTGCAGAAAAAGTGGCACGGTTGGATTCTGTGGTGATGCCTGAATATCTAACTGTAGAAAATTCCCTTTCCCTATGCGAAAGAGAGTTGATTTGTTCCAGGAATAACTTGGAGTGTGGTACTGATAAAGTGCTCAAGAACCATCACCCC AAAGATGGACCAAGAATTGCTGATATCCAAGAATTCAATGACTCGACACCAGAAGAAACTGATGGAGGAACTAATGTTCATCATAGCATGACAATAATCAAGGATGTTGATATTTGTGCACCTGACACTTTGGATCATGTTGGAG ATAACTCTTCTGTATCTTCTTCAATTAACCACGAGCAATTTCCTTGGAATGTGAAAGAAGAAATGATCAATAATGTGGTTAAGTCCGAGGTGTTGATAACCGATTCAGTTCCAGAAGAAGAAATACGCACATCAACATGGTATTCTAGCTCAGAAAAGTGTGATACTGATTCAGTTGGTGAAGATATAGCCAAGTCAATGATGACCGTTCTACTACCTCGAGCTCTTCCTTTACTCAAGACATTCActagaaagaaaaagaaaagtgTGAAGCCTTTAGAGATAGCTCCTCTTAGATTGCAAGATAAAAATGGTGTGTCTAATGCTTGTACTGATGATGCAGCAATTG cTAGAGAGCCAACCAGACATTCGAATACGGAGAGACAGAAGGAAAAGGCACATGTTCCCAGAATATGCAATGATTTAGTTGTCTCCACTTTTGGGAACACGGAAACTATGGTACCTGATACTTTTGATAATGTTGATTGTCAAGATGTGCTTCCTGATTTGACCAAAGCCAGTCAGTTATTAAATGTTCTAGACACTCAGTCACAGCTGCAAGCCAATAGAGAAGCGAATGTACCTATTTGTCATGATGGAATTAACGAAC CCACTAGGACATCCGATGTTATGTTAGTGGCTACTACAGATGCTATACTAGCTCCTCGATTGGAAATTACTGCTAGTCCAAGGAGTGACAGTGCTGTCTGCCACACCACTGATAAGCTACATGCTATTCAAGCGGCAACAATGAAACAAACTCCTGAATCTGAAAGTACAATCTGCAAAAGTTTGTCAGATGTTGATCCACCTAAG ATCCCCACTACAGGCTGTTACTGCAGTGAGGTTGAAACTAATCAAATGGAAGACTTGAATATTCAATTGGACGTGAATGAAAAATTACCTGGTCTTCTTGAGTTTTTTGCGTGCTATATCCAACCCATGCCAATTTCGATGGTACAGCTGATTGTAAAAGGGAATGATATTTATGTATGCGTTAAATGTGGCTCCTTGGAGCGCAAAGAGAGCACCCTCTTTGTCTACAAGGCCGTAAAGAAAGGGAAAAAGCTGGGATGCCCTTTTTTCATTGGTCATGTGCCGATAGCTTTCCAACTTTCAAGGAATCCACTTGGTGGAGAT GTCGGACTAGAGAGCTCTCTATTACAGTTCATCCCTGATACGCAGGCGCTTGTTTTACTCAACAGCATTAGAACTCCGTACTGTAG AGACGGTAAATTGAATTGCTTGTGTGCGGCTTGTACTTCAGATTGTGTTGAGGAGAATGCAGTTAAAATTGTGCAACTAAACAGTGGTTATGTTTCCCTATTAGCGAGATTGGAAACAACTCATGATGTTTGCTGCTTATTAGTTTGTGAACCTAGTTTTCTTCTtgctgctgaggagggcggGAAGCTTAAGTTGTGGCTCATGAACTCTACATGGAG CGCACAGAGAGAAAATTGGTATTTACCCACATTTAACTGTATGTTTCCTTGTCTAGTGGAGTTGAAGAGGATTCCAAATTCTGCTGTACTTGTTGTCGGCCACAATGGTTTTGGGGAATTTGGCATATG GGATATTGTTAAGCGCAACATGGTGTCGAAGTTCTCCTCCCCGGGCACGTCAATAATTAAGTGTGTTCCTGCTGGTATTTTCAAGTGGCAGAGAAAGTCAGAGAGTACGACAGAAGAGATAATTGATAAAATCATGTATGCCACAAAACAGTCGTTTTCAGAAACAATAAGAATCGAAAACCATGTATCTTCAACAGAGGATAAAGATGTGGCCGTCTGGCTTCTGATCTCAATCGTCAATCGAGATTCTCAACATTGTCAATCTAGTGCTGGGCATGCAAACCTACTTGGAGAATGGAGGCTTGCTCTACTCATAAACAACACAGTGATTATTGGAAGTGCTATCAGTCAAGG GGCTGCTGCTGTGACATCTTCTGGTCATGGAATTATTGGTAGCCGGGATGGATTGGTCTATGAATGGGAATTATCTACTGGAACAAAACTTGGAACCTTGCACTCATTTAAAG GTGCACCGGTGTCATGTATTGCAACTGATGAAACAAATTCAGGTGCTTTGGCCATAGCTAGTGGCTGTCAATTGCTGGTTTATTTGCAATCTTGA
- the LOC142552644 gene encoding uncharacterized protein LOC142552644 isoform X4 — MGKDEVWEKSDDIEIIAIGNMYTGSWDKKYWSSSRGKDRYPYPVGYKSIRNLNGITFKMEILQGPKGPSFTISSTDGKSCSGETPVIAWESFQRGCYRTKLGHGKRFSCKIDGAEFFGFKNAFVQRLLRELVANVSGTAEQGLLISSISSRDCEAVYQLNDKGSVENHDLVPYLVKSHFTRKRSRTDKVVNDKRVNQTHVEQNQCKKYRQEANASNSRQTDKLTRSGSKCATTNEISGFCASTEILGEQKLAKMIENETCPSTAEKVARLDSVVMPEYLTVENSLSLCERELICSRNNLECGTDKVLKNHHPKDGPRIADIQEFNDSTPEETDGGTNVHHSMTIIKDVDICAPDTLDHVGDNSSVSSSINHEQFPWNVKEEMINNVVKSEVLITDSVPEEEIRTSTWYSSSEKCDTDSVGEDIAKSMMTVLLPRALPLLKTFTRKKKKSVKPLEIAPLRLQDKNAREPTRHSNTERQKEKAHVPRICNDLVVSTFGNTETMVPDTFDNVDCQDVLPDLTKASQLLNVLDTQSQLQANREANVPICHDGINEPTRTSDVMLVATTDAILAPRLEITASPRSDSAVCHTTDKLHAIQAATMKQTPESESTICKSLSDVDPPKIPTTGCYCSEVETNQMEDLNIQLDVNEKLPGLLEFFACYIQPMPISMVQLIVKGNDIYVCVKCGSLERKESTLFVYKAVKKGKKLGCPFFIGHVPIAFQLSRNPLGGDVGLESSLLQFIPDTQALVLLNSIRTPYCRDGKLNCLCAACTSDCVEENAVKIVQLNSGYVSLLARLETTHDVCCLLVCEPSFLLAAEEGGKLKLWLMNSTWSAQRENWYLPTFNCMFPCLVELKRIPNSAVLVVGHNGFGEFGIWDIVKRNMVSKFSSPGTSIIKCVPAGIFKWQRKSESTTEEIIDKIMYATKQSFSETIRIENHVSSTEDKDVAVWLLISIVNRDSQHCQSSAGHANLLGEWRLALLINNTVIIGSAISQGAAAVTSSGHGIIGSRDGLVYEWELSTGTKLGTLHSFKGVPSFLYTVRFLISLFILFINIIGRDSFGMAKAF, encoded by the exons GGTAAAGACCGCTATCCTTATCCTGTTGGATACAAGTCGATTCGAAATCTGAATGGGATTACCTTCAAAATGGAAATTCTTCAAGGCCCTAAAGGCCCGTCATTTACG ATAAGTTCAACTGATGGAAAGTCATGTTCCGGAGAAACTCCTGTTATTGCTTGGGAGAGCTTTCAGAGAGGCTGTTACCGTACAAAGTTGGGGCACGGGAAGAGATTTTCCTGTAAGATAGATGGAGCAGAG TTTTTTGGATTCAAAAATGCATTTGTCCAGAGGCTACTGCGGGAGTTGGTGGCAAATGTCAGTGGAACTGCTGAACAGGGTTTGTTAATTTCAAGCATTTCTAGCAGAGATTGTGAGGCAGTTTATCAGTTAAATGACAAAGGATCAGTTGAAAATCATGATTTGGTCCCATATTTAGTTAAATCACATTTTACAAGGAAGAGAAGCAGGACTGACAAAGTTGTTAATGATAAAAGAGTCAACCAGACTCATGTCGAGCAAAATCAATGCAAGAAGTATAGACAAGAAGCCAATGCTTCAAATTCGCGGCAAACAGACAAATTAACTCGCAGTGGTAGCAAATGCGCAACTACGAATGAAATTTCTGGGTTTTGTGCTAGTACAGAAATATTAGGGGAACAAAAGTTAGCTAAGATGATAGAGAATGAAACATGTCCGTCTACTGCAGAAAAAGTGGCACGGTTGGATTCTGTGGTGATGCCTGAATATCTAACTGTAGAAAATTCCCTTTCCCTATGCGAAAGAGAGTTGATTTGTTCCAGGAATAACTTGGAGTGTGGTACTGATAAAGTGCTCAAGAACCATCACCCC AAAGATGGACCAAGAATTGCTGATATCCAAGAATTCAATGACTCGACACCAGAAGAAACTGATGGAGGAACTAATGTTCATCATAGCATGACAATAATCAAGGATGTTGATATTTGTGCACCTGACACTTTGGATCATGTTGGAG ATAACTCTTCTGTATCTTCTTCAATTAACCACGAGCAATTTCCTTGGAATGTGAAAGAAGAAATGATCAATAATGTGGTTAAGTCCGAGGTGTTGATAACCGATTCAGTTCCAGAAGAAGAAATACGCACATCAACATGGTATTCTAGCTCAGAAAAGTGTGATACTGATTCAGTTGGTGAAGATATAGCCAAGTCAATGATGACCGTTCTACTACCTCGAGCTCTTCCTTTACTCAAGACATTCActagaaagaaaaagaaaagtgTGAAGCCTTTAGAGATAGCTCCTCTTAGATTGCAAGATAAAAATG cTAGAGAGCCAACCAGACATTCGAATACGGAGAGACAGAAGGAAAAGGCACATGTTCCCAGAATATGCAATGATTTAGTTGTCTCCACTTTTGGGAACACGGAAACTATGGTACCTGATACTTTTGATAATGTTGATTGTCAAGATGTGCTTCCTGATTTGACCAAAGCCAGTCAGTTATTAAATGTTCTAGACACTCAGTCACAGCTGCAAGCCAATAGAGAAGCGAATGTACCTATTTGTCATGATGGAATTAACGAAC CCACTAGGACATCCGATGTTATGTTAGTGGCTACTACAGATGCTATACTAGCTCCTCGATTGGAAATTACTGCTAGTCCAAGGAGTGACAGTGCTGTCTGCCACACCACTGATAAGCTACATGCTATTCAAGCGGCAACAATGAAACAAACTCCTGAATCTGAAAGTACAATCTGCAAAAGTTTGTCAGATGTTGATCCACCTAAG ATCCCCACTACAGGCTGTTACTGCAGTGAGGTTGAAACTAATCAAATGGAAGACTTGAATATTCAATTGGACGTGAATGAAAAATTACCTGGTCTTCTTGAGTTTTTTGCGTGCTATATCCAACCCATGCCAATTTCGATGGTACAGCTGATTGTAAAAGGGAATGATATTTATGTATGCGTTAAATGTGGCTCCTTGGAGCGCAAAGAGAGCACCCTCTTTGTCTACAAGGCCGTAAAGAAAGGGAAAAAGCTGGGATGCCCTTTTTTCATTGGTCATGTGCCGATAGCTTTCCAACTTTCAAGGAATCCACTTGGTGGAGAT GTCGGACTAGAGAGCTCTCTATTACAGTTCATCCCTGATACGCAGGCGCTTGTTTTACTCAACAGCATTAGAACTCCGTACTGTAG AGACGGTAAATTGAATTGCTTGTGTGCGGCTTGTACTTCAGATTGTGTTGAGGAGAATGCAGTTAAAATTGTGCAACTAAACAGTGGTTATGTTTCCCTATTAGCGAGATTGGAAACAACTCATGATGTTTGCTGCTTATTAGTTTGTGAACCTAGTTTTCTTCTtgctgctgaggagggcggGAAGCTTAAGTTGTGGCTCATGAACTCTACATGGAG CGCACAGAGAGAAAATTGGTATTTACCCACATTTAACTGTATGTTTCCTTGTCTAGTGGAGTTGAAGAGGATTCCAAATTCTGCTGTACTTGTTGTCGGCCACAATGGTTTTGGGGAATTTGGCATATG GGATATTGTTAAGCGCAACATGGTGTCGAAGTTCTCCTCCCCGGGCACGTCAATAATTAAGTGTGTTCCTGCTGGTATTTTCAAGTGGCAGAGAAAGTCAGAGAGTACGACAGAAGAGATAATTGATAAAATCATGTATGCCACAAAACAGTCGTTTTCAGAAACAATAAGAATCGAAAACCATGTATCTTCAACAGAGGATAAAGATGTGGCCGTCTGGCTTCTGATCTCAATCGTCAATCGAGATTCTCAACATTGTCAATCTAGTGCTGGGCATGCAAACCTACTTGGAGAATGGAGGCTTGCTCTACTCATAAACAACACAGTGATTATTGGAAGTGCTATCAGTCAAGG GGCTGCTGCTGTGACATCTTCTGGTCATGGAATTATTGGTAGCCGGGATGGATTGGTCTATGAATGGGAATTATCTACTGGAACAAAACTTGGAACCTTGCACTCATTTAAAGGTGTTCCTTCTTTCCTTTACACTGTTAGGTTCCTGATATCGCTGTTTATACTCTTCATAAATATTATTGGGAGAGATTCTTTTGGGATGGCGAAAGCTTTTTAG
- the LOC142552644 gene encoding uncharacterized protein LOC142552644 isoform X5, whose amino-acid sequence MGKDEVWEKSDDIEIIAIGNMYTGSWDKKYWSSSRGKDRYPYPVGYKSIRNLNGITFKMEILQGPKGPSFTISSTDGKSCSGETPVIAWESFQRGCYRTKLGHGKRFSCKIDGAEFFGFKNAFVQRLLRELVANVSGTAEQGLLISSISSRDCEAVYQLNDKGSVENHDLVPYLVKSHFTRKRSRTDKVVNDKRVNQTHVEQNQCKKYRQEANASNSRQTDKLTRSGSKCATTNEISGFCASTEILGEQKLAKMIENETCPSTAEKVARLDSVVMPEYLTVENSLSLCERELICSRNNLECGTDKVLKNHHPKDGPRIADIQEFNDSTPEETDGGTNVHHSMTIIKDVDICAPDTLDHVGDNSSVSSSINHEQFPWNVKEEMINNVVKSEVLITDSVPEEEIRTSTWYSSSEKCDTDSVGEDIAKSMMTVLLPRALPLLKTFTRKKKKSVKPLEIAPLRLQDKNGVSNACTDDAAIAREPTRHSNTERQKEKAHVPRICNDLVVSTFGNTETMVPDTFDNVDCQDVLPDLTKASQLLNVLDTQSQLQANREANVPICHDGINEHAILAPRLEITASPRSDSAVCHTTDKLHAIQAATMKQTPESESTICKSLSDVDPPKIPTTGCYCSEVETNQMEDLNIQLDVNEKLPGLLEFFACYIQPMPISMVQLIVKGNDIYVCVKCGSLERKESTLFVYKAVKKGKKLGCPFFIGHVPIAFQLSRNPLGGDVGLESSLLQFIPDTQALVLLNSIRTPYCRDGKLNCLCAACTSDCVEENAVKIVQLNSGYVSLLARLETTHDVCCLLVCEPSFLLAAEEGGKLKLWLMNSTWSAQRENWYLPTFNCMFPCLVELKRIPNSAVLVVGHNGFGEFGIWDIVKRNMVSKFSSPGTSIIKCVPAGIFKWQRKSESTTEEIIDKIMYATKQSFSETIRIENHVSSTEDKDVAVWLLISIVNRDSQHCQSSAGHANLLGEWRLALLINNTVIIGSAISQGAAAVTSSGHGIIGSRDGLVYEWELSTGTKLGTLHSFKGVPSFLYTVRFLISLFILFINIIGRDSFGMAKAF is encoded by the exons GGTAAAGACCGCTATCCTTATCCTGTTGGATACAAGTCGATTCGAAATCTGAATGGGATTACCTTCAAAATGGAAATTCTTCAAGGCCCTAAAGGCCCGTCATTTACG ATAAGTTCAACTGATGGAAAGTCATGTTCCGGAGAAACTCCTGTTATTGCTTGGGAGAGCTTTCAGAGAGGCTGTTACCGTACAAAGTTGGGGCACGGGAAGAGATTTTCCTGTAAGATAGATGGAGCAGAG TTTTTTGGATTCAAAAATGCATTTGTCCAGAGGCTACTGCGGGAGTTGGTGGCAAATGTCAGTGGAACTGCTGAACAGGGTTTGTTAATTTCAAGCATTTCTAGCAGAGATTGTGAGGCAGTTTATCAGTTAAATGACAAAGGATCAGTTGAAAATCATGATTTGGTCCCATATTTAGTTAAATCACATTTTACAAGGAAGAGAAGCAGGACTGACAAAGTTGTTAATGATAAAAGAGTCAACCAGACTCATGTCGAGCAAAATCAATGCAAGAAGTATAGACAAGAAGCCAATGCTTCAAATTCGCGGCAAACAGACAAATTAACTCGCAGTGGTAGCAAATGCGCAACTACGAATGAAATTTCTGGGTTTTGTGCTAGTACAGAAATATTAGGGGAACAAAAGTTAGCTAAGATGATAGAGAATGAAACATGTCCGTCTACTGCAGAAAAAGTGGCACGGTTGGATTCTGTGGTGATGCCTGAATATCTAACTGTAGAAAATTCCCTTTCCCTATGCGAAAGAGAGTTGATTTGTTCCAGGAATAACTTGGAGTGTGGTACTGATAAAGTGCTCAAGAACCATCACCCC AAAGATGGACCAAGAATTGCTGATATCCAAGAATTCAATGACTCGACACCAGAAGAAACTGATGGAGGAACTAATGTTCATCATAGCATGACAATAATCAAGGATGTTGATATTTGTGCACCTGACACTTTGGATCATGTTGGAG ATAACTCTTCTGTATCTTCTTCAATTAACCACGAGCAATTTCCTTGGAATGTGAAAGAAGAAATGATCAATAATGTGGTTAAGTCCGAGGTGTTGATAACCGATTCAGTTCCAGAAGAAGAAATACGCACATCAACATGGTATTCTAGCTCAGAAAAGTGTGATACTGATTCAGTTGGTGAAGATATAGCCAAGTCAATGATGACCGTTCTACTACCTCGAGCTCTTCCTTTACTCAAGACATTCActagaaagaaaaagaaaagtgTGAAGCCTTTAGAGATAGCTCCTCTTAGATTGCAAGATAAAAATGGTGTGTCTAATGCTTGTACTGATGATGCAGCAATTG cTAGAGAGCCAACCAGACATTCGAATACGGAGAGACAGAAGGAAAAGGCACATGTTCCCAGAATATGCAATGATTTAGTTGTCTCCACTTTTGGGAACACGGAAACTATGGTACCTGATACTTTTGATAATGTTGATTGTCAAGATGTGCTTCCTGATTTGACCAAAGCCAGTCAGTTATTAAATGTTCTAGACACTCAGTCACAGCTGCAAGCCAATAGAGAAGCGAATGTACCTATTTGTCATGATGGAATTAACGAAC ATGCTATACTAGCTCCTCGATTGGAAATTACTGCTAGTCCAAGGAGTGACAGTGCTGTCTGCCACACCACTGATAAGCTACATGCTATTCAAGCGGCAACAATGAAACAAACTCCTGAATCTGAAAGTACAATCTGCAAAAGTTTGTCAGATGTTGATCCACCTAAG ATCCCCACTACAGGCTGTTACTGCAGTGAGGTTGAAACTAATCAAATGGAAGACTTGAATATTCAATTGGACGTGAATGAAAAATTACCTGGTCTTCTTGAGTTTTTTGCGTGCTATATCCAACCCATGCCAATTTCGATGGTACAGCTGATTGTAAAAGGGAATGATATTTATGTATGCGTTAAATGTGGCTCCTTGGAGCGCAAAGAGAGCACCCTCTTTGTCTACAAGGCCGTAAAGAAAGGGAAAAAGCTGGGATGCCCTTTTTTCATTGGTCATGTGCCGATAGCTTTCCAACTTTCAAGGAATCCACTTGGTGGAGAT GTCGGACTAGAGAGCTCTCTATTACAGTTCATCCCTGATACGCAGGCGCTTGTTTTACTCAACAGCATTAGAACTCCGTACTGTAG AGACGGTAAATTGAATTGCTTGTGTGCGGCTTGTACTTCAGATTGTGTTGAGGAGAATGCAGTTAAAATTGTGCAACTAAACAGTGGTTATGTTTCCCTATTAGCGAGATTGGAAACAACTCATGATGTTTGCTGCTTATTAGTTTGTGAACCTAGTTTTCTTCTtgctgctgaggagggcggGAAGCTTAAGTTGTGGCTCATGAACTCTACATGGAG CGCACAGAGAGAAAATTGGTATTTACCCACATTTAACTGTATGTTTCCTTGTCTAGTGGAGTTGAAGAGGATTCCAAATTCTGCTGTACTTGTTGTCGGCCACAATGGTTTTGGGGAATTTGGCATATG GGATATTGTTAAGCGCAACATGGTGTCGAAGTTCTCCTCCCCGGGCACGTCAATAATTAAGTGTGTTCCTGCTGGTATTTTCAAGTGGCAGAGAAAGTCAGAGAGTACGACAGAAGAGATAATTGATAAAATCATGTATGCCACAAAACAGTCGTTTTCAGAAACAATAAGAATCGAAAACCATGTATCTTCAACAGAGGATAAAGATGTGGCCGTCTGGCTTCTGATCTCAATCGTCAATCGAGATTCTCAACATTGTCAATCTAGTGCTGGGCATGCAAACCTACTTGGAGAATGGAGGCTTGCTCTACTCATAAACAACACAGTGATTATTGGAAGTGCTATCAGTCAAGG GGCTGCTGCTGTGACATCTTCTGGTCATGGAATTATTGGTAGCCGGGATGGATTGGTCTATGAATGGGAATTATCTACTGGAACAAAACTTGGAACCTTGCACTCATTTAAAGGTGTTCCTTCTTTCCTTTACACTGTTAGGTTCCTGATATCGCTGTTTATACTCTTCATAAATATTATTGGGAGAGATTCTTTTGGGATGGCGAAAGCTTTTTAG